The Xenopus tropicalis strain Nigerian chromosome 2, UCB_Xtro_10.0, whole genome shotgun sequence genome window below encodes:
- the mettl18 gene encoding histidine protein methyltransferase 1 homolog isoform X2, whose translation MTLAGENNTFSCSNTNCDGLAGQKAAGSTFAIEHKIPEDVSRVLENKIVESISGLQFVNVSMVEMTLSGEESNRENIISKTVESNSDLISGVYEGGMKIWECTFDLVRYLEDEDVDFQGKRVLDLGCGAGLLGILALKRKAKEVHFQDYNSTVIEEITMPNALVNCERDDSNEYIMEEPGRKRHKKSEIKPGLLSKCRFFSGEWSQFSKLMQNKMSPVKYDTILTSETVYNPAYYGALHDIFQHLLAKNGIVYLASKSHYFGVGGGVHLFETFITERNVFCTKTLQVCEEGLQRMLIRLSFKNAS comes from the coding sequence ATGACATTGGCTGGTGAAAACAATACATTTAGCTGTAGCAACACAAATTGTGACGGCTTAGCTGGACAAAAAGCAGCAGGCAGTACATTTGCCATTGAGCACAAAATTCCAGAAGATGTCAGTAGAGTACTAGAAAATAAAATAGTTGAAAGCATTTCAGGGCTGCAGTTTGTTAATGTATCCATGGTAGAAATGACATTATCCGGAGAAGAATCTAACAGAGAAAACATAATTAGTAAAACTGTTGAGTCTAACTCTGATCTCATCTCTGGCGTTTATGAAGGTGGAATGAAGATTTGGGAATGTACTTTTGATTTAGTAAGATACCTTGAAGATGAGGATGTGGATTTTCAAGGAAAGAGGGTTTTAGATCTTGGCTGTGGAGCTGGTTTATTGGGAATATTAGCTCTCAAACGAAAAGCCAAAGAAGTGCATTTCCAAGACTACAACAGTACTGTGATAGAAGAAATAACCATGCCCAATGCACTTGTGAACTGTGAGAGAGATGATTCCAATGAATACATTATGGAAGAACCTGGTCGAAAAAGACATAAAAAGTCAGAAATCAAACCTGGGCTCTTATCCAAATGCCGGTTCTTCTCAGGGGAATGGTCACAGTTTAGTAagttaatgcaaaataaaatgtctCCAGTGAAATATGACACTATACTTACGTCGGAGACCGTATATAATCCTGCCTATTATGGTGCATTGCATGATATATTTCAACATTTATTGGCAAAAAATGGGATTGTATATCTGGCTTCCAAGTCCCATTATTTCGGTGTCGGTGGGGGTGTGCATCTGTTTGAGACATTTATCACAGAGAGGAACGTGTTCTGTACTAAAACTCTtcaagtgtgtgaggagggactTCAGAGAATGCTTATTCGTCTGTCATTCAAGAACGCTTCTTAA
- the mettl18 gene encoding histidine protein methyltransferase 1 homolog has protein sequence MSFQFNFTIDETEGSLTECELSTGTHLGSSERVRTVENPENNKLLLGDSEAHPETTDEVKETGLMTLAGENNTFSCSNTNCDGLAGQKAAGSTFAIEHKIPEDVSRVLENKIVESISGLQFVNVSMVEMTLSGEESNRENIISKTVESNSDLISGVYEGGMKIWECTFDLVRYLEDEDVDFQGKRVLDLGCGAGLLGILALKRKAKEVHFQDYNSTVIEEITMPNALVNCERDDSNEYIMEEPGRKRHKKSEIKPGLLSKCRFFSGEWSQFSKLMQNKMSPVKYDTILTSETVYNPAYYGALHDIFQHLLAKNGIVYLASKSHYFGVGGGVHLFETFITERNVFCTKTLQVCEEGLQRMLIRLSFKNAS, from the coding sequence ATGTCATTTCAATTTAATTTCACCATAGATGAGACAGAAGGCAGCCTCACTGAATGTGAATTAAGTACAGGAACTCACCTTGGTTCATCAGAGCGTGTAAGAACAGTAGAAAATCCTGAGAATAATAAATTGCTATTAGGCGACAGTGAAGCACATCCAGAGACAACAGATGAAGTTAAGGAAACGGGACTAATGACATTGGCTGGTGAAAACAATACATTTAGCTGTAGCAACACAAATTGTGACGGCTTAGCTGGACAAAAAGCAGCAGGCAGTACATTTGCCATTGAGCACAAAATTCCAGAAGATGTCAGTAGAGTACTAGAAAATAAAATAGTTGAAAGCATTTCAGGGCTGCAGTTTGTTAATGTATCCATGGTAGAAATGACATTATCCGGAGAAGAATCTAACAGAGAAAACATAATTAGTAAAACTGTTGAGTCTAACTCTGATCTCATCTCTGGCGTTTATGAAGGTGGAATGAAGATTTGGGAATGTACTTTTGATTTAGTAAGATACCTTGAAGATGAGGATGTGGATTTTCAAGGAAAGAGGGTTTTAGATCTTGGCTGTGGAGCTGGTTTATTGGGAATATTAGCTCTCAAACGAAAAGCCAAAGAAGTGCATTTCCAAGACTACAACAGTACTGTGATAGAAGAAATAACCATGCCCAATGCACTTGTGAACTGTGAGAGAGATGATTCCAATGAATACATTATGGAAGAACCTGGTCGAAAAAGACATAAAAAGTCAGAAATCAAACCTGGGCTCTTATCCAAATGCCGGTTCTTCTCAGGGGAATGGTCACAGTTTAGTAagttaatgcaaaataaaatgtctCCAGTGAAATATGACACTATACTTACGTCGGAGACCGTATATAATCCTGCCTATTATGGTGCATTGCATGATATATTTCAACATTTATTGGCAAAAAATGGGATTGTATATCTGGCTTCCAAGTCCCATTATTTCGGTGTCGGTGGGGGTGTGCATCTGTTTGAGACATTTATCACAGAGAGGAACGTGTTCTGTACTAAAACTCTtcaagtgtgtgaggagggactTCAGAGAATGCTTATTCGTCTGTCATTCAAGAACGCTTCTTAA